The Corvus moneduloides isolate bCorMon1 chromosome 28, bCorMon1.pri, whole genome shotgun sequence genome includes the window CAGCCAGGCacatccaaggcagggtgggGTTTGCCGGGCGTCTGTTGGAAGGGAATTGTTGCTCCTCTGCCTCGTCCTGGGCTTGCCcgtgcaggcagagctgccccaaATAACtctggggtgtggggggggaAGCGGCTGCTGTATCCCGGGAGAGGAGGAACGGGGTGTGCTGGTTTCACCTCCTCTCCCGGGACACAGCAGGCGCCTCGGCTGCATGAGGATCGCTGGGCTGGAgccatcccagctgcagccaggccctGCCGGAGCCAGGACGAGGCGGGTCCCAGTCCCTCCTCCCAGTTACATCATGGCCAGAGAGTTGTTGTTCAGCTCCGGGTACTCATTGCCACAACCACTCGCTGAAACCCTGCTGGGCTGAGTCCTAGGGAAGCCCATGGCATCCCAGGAAAACCCTGAAACTGCCTTAAAGCAATGCAGGGAGGCGGCTGCTCCGAAACTGGGCACCTGaagagtttttaattttttttttttttttaataaatatatgaTGTGTGAGCTCCTTatttccctcagctgctctggaggcTCACATCCCTCAgccagctggctccagagctgcctcGCTGCTCCCTCCACACCCCCCAGAGGAGTGAAGCAGTGGGGTGACTCCCAGCTGGAGAAGAATCCCGGCCACAGCTGCGTTTTTCTTACCAGAAATGGTTGTTCACCACAATTTTAACTCGTGTCTCCTGTCCCACTTTCAATTCCCTTCTCGTAcgaagaagggaagaagaaggggCCTCGTTTCCTCACCCTCTTCTTCTGACATTTTCTGCCAGTGTTTGAGGTAGCTGTGGAACAAATTGAAACCTCAGTTGTCTGTGGAGCTGGGTGTTTTTGGGGAGTTAAACCCACCCTTTTCCACAACTGGTTACAGATAATGCTCCCAGCAGAGACTGCTGGAGCTCTCGCCCTCTCCAGAAACACTCAGATGCCTTAAAAGTGACCCAAAACCACCAGGTTTTGCTCGTGGCCTCACGTGTTGCTCCCCAACAGGACGGGGACAAGTTCTGGAGGATGCCAGAGTGCTACATCCGCGGCAGCACCATCAAATACCTGCGGATCCCCGACGAAATCATTGACATGGTGAAGGAGGAGGTGGTGTCCAAGGGCAGAGGCCGTGgtgggatgcagcagcagaagcagcagaagggcCGTGGGGTTGGAGGAGCTGGACGAGGtaaaaatcctggttttttATCCCAGCTTGGAAAGGGGGGAGTGGGATCCCTGCCTTTAAAATTTCCCCTCTTGTGCAaggaacagctcctgctgctctgttttaaaCCCAGGGCTGTGTCTGGGAGAAGCTGGAGCCGCTCCTGTGCAGGATCCAGTTGAGCGAGCGCATaaggcagcccctgccaaggaaCAGGGAGGATTCGTGCCAGGGATGGGCCTCCCTCGTTTCTGGGGTTGGGCAGGAGCTTAAGAGAGTCTGAACTTGACTGTTTCGGCTCCTCCTGGCTCGTTTGGGAGCGTGGCCCTGCAGAACTGTAGCTTAGCAAGCGCGGGGGGGAAAACAAATGGCTGTTCTGGGTGAAAATAGTGCAAACAGACTGGGCTGTGCCCATggcagtgagagaaaaaaatcatcttcacCCCCATTAAAATGGGGCTTTGGATTTCCTGACCTGTTGATGTatttatattaaagaaaacCCAACTATCTGAGGGTTTGAGTTCCTCCTGCAACATGAATAATTCATATTTCTGATAAAGGGGAGGTTGCCACTTCAGAAGAAATAGGTCACCAAAACAACCCTTCCCATTTCACGGGGTTAGGTGATCCCAGGGCACTTCAGCTGGGGGATAtgctgctccttttccccagaTTATCCCGCTGGaagcctgggagctgctcctctgctctcctgctcacCCCTAATGCCACGTCTTCGGGATTTGTGGTCACGTCAGaaccccagggctgctctcggCCCAGGCTTCGCCTGCAGTCGGAGCTTAAAAATCCCGAGTTAAATTTTAGAAGGAGCCCTGGAGACTGGGACAGGGACGTGTGAAGCCTCTCTGGAGAGCTGCCTTAaggagctgcctgtgctttGGCTATGCCATGGCAGGACAGGTGGGATTGACCCGGGGCCATCGGCGCGCGGCGTCCTGCGATTCCCATTCCTTTTCCCCAAATCCCCGCCGttcctgctgcccctgggaGCTCCCAGCACGCAGAAGTGACCTTTccaaatctttatttttgttcccCTCCTTGCCTTTGCCGTGTCTAGCACAGCAGTTTTGTTAGGTTCCTTGGACAAAGCgctgttttccctgctgtggcCGTACCCACCttgtggggagcagggctgggctccgaggtggagctcctgctgcttccatggGCAGCCTCGATTTGCTGATGGAATATTTTCAAGGGAAGCTTTGGCATTTGCTAATTAGCTCAAAGGTTTGGCTCTCCTTACTGAGACAcgaagggaggagggagaggaaaaaaagaaaaaaaagcaaaaaaaaaaaaaaaagaaataaaggcagGACAATTTTGTTGGGAGgccagcaggcaggagggaagctGTAATTGTGCTCACAGTTGAAAGGATTATTGTTTCTGACACTGGTAATCCTCTTCCTTTGACTTCTTGCTTGCCAAACTCAGAAGTCGCCAGCCTTtgccccaggagcagccggAGCATCCCAAGCACTGCAGGGTTGGGAATAATTTATGTTTTCCCTCTGGTTGGGGCACGTCTCCTCCTCTAGAGAAGCTCTTGGGCCCGGTGCTTGGATTGGGTCTCCTTTGGGTTCTGCCTTTTGTGTGGCTCTGCATCCCTTTATCCCTTGGGTGGATTTTTGGGGATAAATCTGAGGGGTGGGCTCAGCAGCTCCCGTGGCAGGGTCTGAGGATGCTCAGCTCTCCATagcctcccaaatccctgctgtcCTGTGCTCAGTGCCCTCTCCAGAGCCAAGGATTGCTCTGTCCAGCTTTTGGGTTGCCCCCACAGCTCTCAGGGGACACGTTACAACCTGGATTTTAAATTTGTCACTTCACTGGTTCCATTTTTTGGGAAGAAACTTCAATTTCCCATGAGATTTACACACCAGGGAGATATTGCTGAACTTGctgattggggggggggggggggggggcgtgaGTTTATGTACCTCTGAAATAAAAGTCTGGGACTGGAAAAGGAGCAGTCCAAAAgtcacatttctgcttctaagACCCAAAAATAAGCAAGTTTTGGGGTAAAACACGAATAACTGCAGCTCTGCATCATTGCTGGCTCACAGGGATGCTGTTACCTCTTCCTTTCTGCTCCACAGGTGTGTTCGGTGGCCGTGGCCGAGGAATTCCAGGCAGTGGAAGAggccagcaggaaaaaaagccaggcaGGCAATCAGCCAAGCAGTGAGATGTCTGCACCCGGGCCGGGGACAGTTTGGGTTTTGTCACCTCAGGGTTGCCACGTGTCCAAAAACGTTCCCTTTCCCACTCTTCCATCAGAGTCAGAGCCCAAATCGTGTTCCTTTGGAAGGCCCTCATGCTTTAATCTGGTGGAGTTTTCACTCCTCGTAGTCAGGAAAtcattggaaatattttttaaaaattcattcacGGTTAAGGACCGAGGTTCTGCCTTCTCCTGAGAGTGAACTTTTCAGGCTCACCgggtttaatttaaaatattttcctgttcagAGGTACCAGAAGGAAGGCAAACAAACACTTTCTGGATTGTTtggatgtggggttttttttttaatacttgaaACTCGGGaaacttgttttgtttgtaaCAGATGTGTTTTGGTTTAGAAACGCTGAACTTGAGGATGTTGTTCCTGTACATGAATAGTCCtaaaggtttggggtttttttaaaaccaacaaACTTTTAAgctattgcttttcttctcctggccAGTGGGTTCTGTTTCTCCAGTGGCTTAAAGGAGAACTTGGGATGGACATTGGCCTTCAAGCCTTGTTCCCAAGGGAGCTTTGTGACAAATGAGCGTTTCCCAATTAGTTCATTGCTAATTTGACTTCAGATTAGAAGTTTCCTTCAAAggaacagggttttttttctgtgtgtttggtttgtttttttttttttttttttgcatgaggCTGGTGTGCCCCTTTTTCCTCAtgggggatttttaaaatttcttttgaaaagtaaCTTGAGTTGATTTACATGGatttatttcccccccccccaactttCAAAACTCTCTCCCTTCTGCTGAGACACCAAGTCCTGAACTCTGACAATATTTCTCAACCTAATTTCTTCCAGTACCTGGTGATTGACCTCACTGGCTGTACCTGTCACTTCCTTCCCCAGCCACCAATTATCCTCCCTTGGGGACACAGGCCAGCGTGTGAACGTGTCCCTCCTGTAGGTTCAGAAAACTCCTGGGAATTCCCAGGTCAGGTGGCTCCAGTCTTCCATCCCATAGGCAAAATGCACCCTCAGAATATCCTGGCTGATCTGAATTCAGCACCTGCACGAGGGCACGGGGGGAAGAAACAGCTCTGGGTGTGCCTCAACCCCCCCTGGATGGAGGAAACAGCTGAATTTGGGGGGGAAAATGGATGTTGTGAGTAGTTTTGAacaggttttgggtttgtaCAACTGGTTCTCATATCAGAGCCTCTGCCATCACCACTGTACTGAAAAGGAGTGAAGAACATGCTTTTAtagacttatttttttaatgtttatagAACCGGGCGCAGTGGTGAGCGGGAATAAATCTCCAGCCTCTTCCAGCCGCCTccctctgtgtgtctgtgatGCTGCCGGGCCCTGCCCAACCCAGAACCCCTCCCTGAGCCCTGGAATCAGGGATAAATCCCTAAACATTCAGTTTCCAACACCAGCCACGTGTTCTCCGTGGAGCTGTTCCTTGTTGAGGCCACGACCAGCACTCCGTGCTCATCCCAGGCTTCTCCCAGGGAGCCAGTTCCAGGGAGTGGGGTGATGTGTCCTCCCTGCTGGAAAACTCGTGTGGCATTTTAACAAAGCCCAGGCTGTGTCAGACTTTCCCTTCCCAACCTGCTTCCCTCCCTTTGGATCCCTGCAGCCGCAGAGGCTCCGTGTGCTGTGGCTTCCCTGCTGGAAAGGGAAACACTGCTGGGATTTAAGGTCTGTTCTGGCAGGATAAATCCTGCCTGCAACAATGGGACCTTTGGCTCCAGCTCAGGGTAGAGTCCTCCAGGTGCTCCTTATCTCCTGGCCAAGCTTTGGGGTCAGGTGATGGAGCTCGTTAAGTTCTGCATTTGCTTAATTACACCACGGGCTTtagcagcattccctgcctgcTTCCCCCCTTCCTTTTTCCACCTCTGCAGGAATATTTTTGTCCTTCCTCAGAGGGCAGCTGGGTGGCAGATGGCTGTGTGGAAGGGCATCGATGTAACGCTCGGCTCTCATTTTGGGCTTTTTCTGCCCCAAAAATGGGAGTCTGGGGCCGTCACTGCCccgtggcagggcagggaggctgaaaaacgaaaaaaaaaaaaacaaaacagggaggAGCGAGATAAAAGCAACAaccagagaggaggaaaaaaggtctGAGCCTGGCTGCCGGCGTGGGTGGGTGCAGAGCGTGGCAGGGCCAGCGCGTCCCGCACGGAAAGACCCAGCAAAGGCCACCCTGGAAACCCTCCCCGCTGCCCTCCCAGGATATTTCGGTGGCACTTGAGCTGGTGGCAGCCCCGGCAGCCACGGGGCTGTGTCTCTCTGGCCGCCCCACGGTGACTCATAACTCCTGAGCCTCGCCGAGGAGGCAGCACAGGAATAGTTACACACCAGCGACGCGGAGGGAGTGGCTGCCAGAATACTTCAGGGCTGTGCTAAGCAACTAAAAATACACGTCaaaccctcctcctcctcctttttccttttaaaatctgttttctttctctctggtttttttttttcttgttggttttttttttttcttaattctcgTTTTTGATTGTCGGAGGCCCCTGGGGGTTCCTCGGGGACAGGGGCAGGTTTGGGGACAGGCACTGGCAGCTGTGACTTCTTGTTTTCCCGGCTCGGTTCCTCTCTCCCATTGCCTGTGGCAATGACTAAGAGGCAGCTTCCCCTGCATGCCCGGTGCCTGCCGTGCAAATCCTGGGGTGCAAACCCTGCTTGTTCCCTTTTCCAGGGGGGCTTGGCACGTGGATGCATCTCATGGGCACCTTGTGTCCAGCCCACGTTCTCAGTGTCCAGCGCTTTGTCTCAGCTCCTGGCCGGAGCGGGGTCAGGCACCTCCGGTGTCATGGAGCACACAGGGAATGGTCCTGGTGGAGCCAGGGaagtggggacagcaggagccGTGAGGATGCTCTGGTGGCCGTGGCCTTGCTCGAGGCTCATCGTGCCTCGCCAAGGTCTGGCGGTGGTGTGGGCTCATCCCAAATCCTCGCCGCCTGCTCCGGGGTAAATATAGCCTGGCTGGCAGGTGGCAGGACACTGACTCAGTGGGTGCTCGTGGGGCCGAGCCAGGCTCCGATGCCTCTGAGAATAGCAGCTTCAGCCACCCCGCCGTGGGGACAGTGGCActgccaccagctccctgcACGGGGACCTCCCCACGGGTCTGCCCTCGCGGGAGGCGGAAGGAGCCACTGATTCATGCCCCTCGTTAAACGCTCattaagaaaatgaagctgCTGGCTCGCTGCGGGCATTGGGTTCTTGGTTTGGGGACAAGAGACATGCGGGATGAGCAGCAGTGGTGACAGGCTGGGAGCAGGTTGGGGGGGACACCGCAGGACAAGCCCAGGGGTGCTGTGACCCTTGCGGGGAGGGGTggcggggctgtgctggtggggcCCAGCCGGAGTGCAGCTTGTGGCTCACATCCCTGGCCACTGgccagctgcttttcccaggaggCCCCAGGGCCGGCTGGTTCCTCCCTGGAACTGCCGACAGCACCTCCAGCCAAAGCTGGTTCTGCTCGCCCTGATTTCGGGTGGGGAGCACGCGTGGGTACCCCAGTGCCCATGGGGCACGGGTGGCTGTGCCCAAGGTGTGTCCCCAGCTTGGGTCCCCAAGCGGGgttggggcagggggaaggaggaaggggagccTTTTTACCCCCTGCCCTGGTCCCTGTCCCTCGCCGGCCGGGTTTGGTCAGGATGGAAAGTCTGAACCTGCCGGTCCGGCCACGGCCGCACCCGTAATGACAGGTTTGGAGCGGAAACTCGGACGGTGGCTtcacctgggagctgctccccgGCCAAGGCCCCGGGAACACcggccctggcactgccactgccGCCCACCCGGGACAGCGGGGGACACAGGCCTGGGCCCGCTCTGCTTTAGCTGAGATTTATTAAACTGCGTTTATTTGGGATTTAATTAACAGCAGCTGTTGGGGGAGGGTAGATCCCAGTTGTTGcctcgtgcctcagtttcccctgtgccagcactgcgTGTGCCGGCCCCGagcgctgccccagccctgtcctgggtgTCATCCGTGTCCCCTGAAGCCAGGGCTGCGCTGTGCCCTGCGccacgctgtccccacaccccaCGCCGTGCCCACGCGGTGCCACGCCGTCCCCgctggctgtgggcagccggcAGGACGGACCCGCCGGAGCAGGAGCTCCTCGCACCGGGAGAGCCGAGGGGCGCGGGGTCAGCACGGCACCGGGTCCCCCGAGTCCCCCCACGCCCCCAGCGCTGACACCGCTGATTTATCGCCCTCGTTAGCGCAGCCCGGGAAGCATCTGGCCGCAATTAG containing:
- the LSM4 gene encoding U6 snRNA-associated Sm-like protein LSm4 isoform X1, whose translation is MLPLSLLKTAQNHPMLVELKNGETYNGHLVSCDNWMNINLREVICTSRDGDKFWRMPECYIRGSTIKYLRIPDEIIDMVKEEVVSKGRGRGGMQQQKQQKGRGVGGAGRGKNPGFLSQLGKGGVGSLPLKFPLLCKEQLLLLCFKPRAVSGRSWSRSCAGSS
- the LSM4 gene encoding U6 snRNA-associated Sm-like protein LSm4 isoform X2: MLPLSLLKTAQNHPMLVELKNGETYNGHLVSCDNWMNINLREVICTSRDGDKFWRMPECYIRGSTIKYLRIPDEIIDMVKEEVVSKGRGRGGMQQQKQQKGRGVGGAGRGVFGGRGRGIPGSGRGQQEKKPGRQSAKQ